ATATGTACTCCAAGTGTAAATGAGGCCATGTCCTTGGAATCCAGTATCTTCTTTGCCTTTGGGGGGCAAGAAAATACATTCTGGTGTAGAGTGACCATTGGCTGGCCCTCCTCTCTCTAGAACTGTGGGTTCTAGGCCATGGATTgttgctttctaaaaatactgATGGATGCCACTATACTGAAGGCCATGAAACCCCCAAGTGctctagaccaagggtagtcaacctgtggtcctccagatgtccatggactacaattcccatgagcccctgccagcatttgctggcaggggctcatgggaattgtagcccatgaacatctggaggaccacaggttgactacccctgcgctagacatTAAGGTGTTCTGCCTCCATGAGCCTATTGTGTGAGGTAGACTGGTGACATTAATCCCAGGTATAGATGGGGGAACCTGTATGTTTTCAGCATTGTTACACAACTGTCAGAGGCTGGTTGGTTTAGCACCTTGGTTGGTTTTTAGCACCGTGATTAGCACCATGATTtctgttaaaacaaaaaaagaacgCGGGGGAAACAAACAATGAGTTCAACGGTGAGCTGTGACTGTACCTGTCAGAGCCGGTACAGGAGGGAACTCCATTGTATTGTTGACAAGGACAATGGGGCAAAGGAGAACCCAGTGATGATGCGGCTGTGGATGCCAATCCCAAGACTGCATGAGCAATGGTACCCACAGGCTGTGCTGATTGCATGGCCCGGCCAAGTGGTGGATCCACCATGCAGAGCAGGTCAGTTGCACCCACCTGATCAGCAACCGTGTGCAAGATTGCTCGCATGGGTTTGACCGAATTCAGAATGTGGCCCCGTGAGCACTGGTACCTCCCCTCTGGTCACAGCTGTCATGTGTTGTTGACTGCCCATTAGCCGGGCAACCAATGTCAAAAGCAAAATAGTCTGCCCAGGACAGCAGCGCATCAGCAGTGAGGAGGAACCAATCTCTCATTTGTGCCACACAACCTGATTAGCCACTGCAAGACTGTGACTGCAATAACTGCAACAGCAACAATCCAGAATTGTTTTTACTCTgctattctttaaaaataaaaaaaaaacaggtgtaaAAATGTCGGTGCAAAAttacaactgttttttttcttttttttaaagaaatagacTGATAAATGCTGGTGTCAGATTTGCAGTATCCTACAACCTGCAAAGCACACTTTGGGAACCACCATGCCTATGGGGAAATGATGGATTTGGATGCTGTAGTAAAACATTCCCATTGGACGAGGCAGAAAGGGGCCAACCCCTGCCTCCAAACCCGTGCCTCTCGCCATGCTCACATAAGGTCTTTCACAATATTGGCAGGTAGAACATCCCCTGCCACGTTCACAGTCCCCATCCCCGTCTTCTTCCGCGTCACAAGCACCATGACCTGCATGGTTCGCTTCAGACTTGGCCTGCAAGCCCTCCCATCGGACAGAATCGCCAGGGGGCTAGTCTTGGACCTCAGGTCGGCCTTCGGGGGCAGCCTGTAGCACCGTGGATAGTTGCGGAAACATTCAAAGGTGTCCGAGCAATTCCTGCAGGAGCCGCGGTGTTCGGCGAAAGGAGTCGAGAGCCTCACGGAAGCCCTGCCGTCTTGAGTGTGGAAGGAGCGCAGGGCGATGACCCTCGGCCGGCTGCAGCAGAAGACCGTGCAGATGGCGTGCAACAGCGACAGGTCTTTGGAAATGAACTTCTGGAAGTTCGGCTTGAACAGCAGGTACACCAGAGGGTTGTAGGTGGCAGAGGACTTGGCAAAGATGGAGGAGAGGGCGAAAGCCAAGACTGGCACCTGGCGGATATCTCCAAAGGTTGCCCACATGGCAACAATGGCGTAGGGGGTCCACGCAGCCAGAAACCCAATGCAGACGGAGATGCTGAGCTGGAAGACAAAAAGCAGGGTGGGGGGACGAGACGATACATACAAGCAGCATGAAAATGGTAGCGtctgccagccctgctgcccGTGCCAGCTCTCCAAAAGCAAGCGTTATCAATTTGGACTCCCGTTAGAGGCTTGGCTCCTCTTAACCACCATTTGCAGCATATGGATAAAATCTGGAAGCGGGCTGAGGTTGTTGGCACATCTTCGCAGCACTCCGGAAACGGTTCCAACGAGCTCTGATGGGCACGCAGGGGGAATAGCTACACTACGGCAACTGGCTGAATACCACTTGCACTCCCAAGGCTTCCTCCAGAGAATCCGGGGAATTGCCGTTTGGTGAGGATCCCCCAGAGGAACCTCTTGGTGAGCCATGGCCGGTCAGCCTGAACCAAAGTCCTGGAGTCTCTGGATTCTGGTGGCATGAGGTGCACATGTGCCCCCAAAGGTGCAGGTATGACATTAATCGCctctagcaggctttctcaaccagggtttcttgacctccctggaaggatttctcaaatgggtgggagttaattatatatgcatgcatacacacacacacacatacatacatatacatacatacacacaaacacacacacacacacacacacatatacagtggtccccaacctttttatcaccagggaccactcaacgccttttactgaggcccggtgggggggggggtagtttactcctctactctcaaccactgccctaacgctctctaatcgctatggtaatgtctaaacatcccttcaaaataagatacagacactccacaacaatgaagtgtgttgtaaagggccggggggatgaagtaaagggccggggacggggggagaaggcgtcctttggagcccacctccaattagttgaaggaccacatgtggtccgcggcccacaggatGGGGATcgctatatatgtatatatattcttaaacatgtctcagatgatatgaccatatatattgaactgtttcccccctccccccatggccaatgatgcaGCTTAAAGGGGCCTTGGTTGGgcctgtccacagctctgctgcccaaccatattctgcatgatcatgccactttgggggttctgaagcctgaagactgtttcaggggtttctcaatgtcaaaaaggttgagaaaggctgtcctatagGATTAAGAGAAATCAGTATTTGATTGtggctttaatgttttaaaattgattaatgaattaaaatccccaaattatatttattttccgTGTAATTTATTTTGCTGCGAGCTGCCTGGAATCTCCGGAGAGAGGGTGGCAAATAAATGGAGCAGTACAGAAACTGATTTCAGCACCATGCTGCGGTTCACCTCTACACCCTGTTGCTGGACcttcggaggaactggttggccgcagtgtgagccaggatgctagattagatgggctcctggtttgatccagcagggctcttcttatgttcctatgtGGTAAGCAAGTTCCTGATCTGTGTGAAGGGAATGCCAGTGTAATATCTGCAGAGGACTATAGTCAAGAGTTCCTGATGCCCGACCTCCCTTGCAACCTCACTTTGGAAGGCTATATACGGAGCTCAAATTAGCATTCTGTCTGCATGTGTATCtttatcatcttcttggagaggagtgatgagcggagtgccccagggatctgtcctgggccctgtgatgttcaacatatttataaatgatttgaatgaaggaatagagggggtgcttattaaatttgcagatgacaccaaactgggagggctAGCAAGAACACCAGAAGACAGAGTCAGAATGCAGGattatcttgacaggctagaaaactgggctaaaatgaatttcaatagtgttaaatgtaaagttcttcatttaggtaggaaaaatcaaatgcatcactagaGGATGggtaagacttgtcttggcagtagtacatgtgaaaaggatctggggatcttagtggaccagacactgaacatgagccagcagtgtgaacCAGTATCTAAAAagacaaatgagattttgggctgtattaaaagcaATATAGTGTCACATGAGGTGATGTggccactttactccgctctggtaagacctcacttgaagtactgtggtCAGTTTTGGGCACGTCaactgaagagagatgtagagaaactggagcatgtccagaacaGGGctaaaaagatggtgaggggtttggagatcaagtcatatgaggaaaggttgagggagcttggtctgtttagcctggagagaagatgactaagaagtgatatgatggccatcttcaagtactcgaagggctgtcatatagaacagtggtccccaacctttttatcaccggggaccggtcaacgcttgacaattttactgaggcccggggggaggtagtcttttgccgagggatatggccgttgcctgagcccctgctccacttgctttcctgccagtacccctgacttcccgccacccgctggggggcgctgccagcagcagctgcgcagtgccatgccgagggggaaccccagccatggtggccactggagagcaccaaaggtgagctggcggcagagtggcagggcagcccccgaggcagcagccagggaggaggacaaggaggagctgcggcccagaaccaactgatccacggaccggtcccggtccccacaCCAGGGATtgtggaccactgatatagaagacggagcagatttgttttctgttgccccagagggtcggaccagaaccaatgggttcaaattaattcaaaagagttttCGGCTAACACCCAGAAGAACTTTCAGACAGTtaaaacagtttctcagtggaacaggcttcttcggaaggtggtgagttctccttatttacaagtttttaagcagaggctagatagtcatctgacagaaatgctgattttatgaactgaggcagattgtgagtgggtgggaaggaaggggtgtgccagtgtttgtctcttgtggccctttcttgcctacccagggaattgctgaggTGAATTTTCTTtagtccaggctggattctgaagatttttggtaggggcaggtagttgtgagttcctgcactgtgcagggggtttgactaggtgaccctggaggtcccttccaatgctatgattttgaatgaatgaatgaattgaattTTATTGTTGGAGCCGAAGCCATAACAATCATGCAGACAAAGCATTAAAACAGCAaaactctctgtgtgtgtctgtgtgtgtgtgtgacagtatAAACAACAGGGAAATTGCAAATGCAGACTAAAATAAAAGTTATACATCAACTGAAATCAGGATTCCTCAGCCATACTTAAAATGAACCTTTTTCTAATAATAATGAGGAAATTATATTAGCAACCATTAAAGTGACAGGAGGCAAAATGTCAGCCAAAAGAAATATTATGTTATCACTCTCAGGTCCTGAGACGGTTCTGTGTTTGGCCTGATCTGAATGGCATTTTATAGTGGGCAATATAGGACGTGGTGGGTAAGGTCTTCCACGTGGTTAAGCCTGCAAGGGCAAAACCAacaatctatttatttttatttattttaaaatttatacctCGCCTCTCACAACAATGTCGCTTCGAGGCGGAAGGGAATGTGTGAAACCTTACAGAACTAAAGGCTTTTCTATGATGGGCATTTGTTAGATCATTTGGGTATCCAGAGAAAGATCTGGCATATTTAAGCCTCGGATACCACCTGGAAAATGTAGAGTTTTGGATCAGGTCCTTGTCATGAAAGGCATCTTTCTCACaaacccaactctatgattctgtgattctgtgaactgcaCGAGTCTCTAATTAATGGTAGTTATTTGAACCTACGAACTGGCAACTGCACCCAGTTGGATGACAAACAAACTCTGCAGCTCCTCTCGCCTTCAGATAAGCAGTCCCAGAGTACCAAAGATAAAATTCTCAAGAATCCGGAGGGGAAGTGGAATGCTCAGCTAAATTAAGTTGTCAAATCGTGACAGACAGCCGTGCAGCATGAGCGAGCAAACCATCTTGCCGTACTGATTATATTTTACCTTTGCCTGCTTCAATGCAtgtatcatattattattttttctctaCATGGCACATAGAAACCTGTGTGACaggaacagttttttaaaagtgatcTGTACTAAGGGATTTTTTTTGTACTTGGTTCTCCAGGAGGTCTGAAGGAACAAAACAGAAGCATATATAAGGATCCAGGCATACCTTTGTATTTCCCATGCATAAAGGGGAAGACATACTGGTCAGTGTATAAGGGCTAACCATAGAGGTTTGGGTGAATGCtagagcgggggtcgtcaacccccggtccgcggcttgctatcgggccgcgaaggccttggtaacgggccgccacgcctgcctcttcccccacacacacacatagcaagaagctcaccaggccgcgagagaagtggccaccaaagcagccgtttcgctcacggcccggctagctttttgctgcggggggggggagagaggtaggcgcagccgccggcatgccagcggacacaaacgtgcatgcgtggagctgccgcgcatgcacgttagcgccctctggtggtgaaaacgtcaATGCatagcagctccgcgcatgcacgttttcaccaccagggagcgctaacgcgcatgcgtggtgcccgggccgccagctcttccccacccacagaggtggtcctcaaccataaaaaggttggggaccactatgctAGAGCATTTCCCatacatggtgatgtcacttccaggttacacCAGAAATGATAACACCACATTGCTGATGATTGTCTCATATGTGCCCCTTGCCAGCCCATCAATGTGGATAAAAGGGCTGCCGGGCAGAGATCTCCTGTCAGTCTGGGAGACCTGGCAGCACAATATGAACATATTGCTGAGAACAGCACTCTTGGTACTTGCACCATATAGCttgtaaggaagaagaagagttggttttatatgccactttctctacccaaaggagtctcaatgcggcttacattcgccttccctttcctctcccctcaacaggcaccctgtgagatgggtaagggtgagagagccctgatatcactgcttagtcagaacagctttatcagtgctgtggtgagcccaagatcacccagctggctgcatgtgggagaggagcagggaatcaaacccggcttctcagattagaaactgccgctcttaaccactacaccaagctggctagatcAAGGCCAAGCTCTTTACACTTAGCTATCTACTAAGCTATATGTTGGCCTGACTGGAAAGGATCTAGCCCCAGGGAGAAGAGGTTAGCCACTCCTGTTATTTCTTATCTTCTTCAAGCATGCTTCCCTGTTTACAATCATAGTAGCCAGAAGAGGATTTGGTTTGTTGTACCTGACTATCTTCCCATTCTACACCCCATCTTCAAATGTCACAGTTTAAAGCCTATTCACTGTGGGGTGAAGCAGTGCTCTGTGCAGGACGGTACACCCGCTGGCCCAACCCTAGTCGCAGTCCTGGTCACCACTCTTATAGCCATTGCCTTACCTTGACGATTAGACTGTGGACAGTGTTGGTCTTGCTCCGCGGTGACATGTGCTGCTTTACCGCTCTCCTGGACACTTTGACAGTCCAAAGGATGAGTGAGTAAGAGATGATGATCAGGACACACGGGATGATATAGCAGAAAACAAAGAGCGCCATGATGTAGAACTTTGCCTCTCTGGTTGACACTTTCCACTTGATGCAGCAAGCGGTCCCATAGGGCTCTGGTCCATAACTGCCCCAGTTGGCTAGAGGAGCCACAGCAAAGATGAGGGCATAGGCCCAGACACATGCTAGCAGTGCCCTGGCATAACTGGAAGAGAATTTATTGCCTGtgacagagaggggggggggggagagagagaatgtcccatttaatttttttaaacctcttATAAAAATTCCATTaggactttttatttatttatttgttaaatttatagcctgccataaTCCATAGACTTGAGGCAGGTTACagagcatataaaaccccattaaaactcctacccccataaaatcagcattaaaaaaaccctaacccaagagcctcttttggcacagagtggtaaggcagccgtctgaaagctctgaccatgaggctgggagttcgatcccagcagccggctcaaggttgactcagccttccatccttccgaggtcggtaaaatgagtacccagcttgctggggggtaaacggtaatgactggggaaggcactggcaaaccaccccgtattgagtctgccatgaaaacgctagagggcatcaccccaagggtcagacatgactcggtgcttgcacaggggatacctttacctttaccttttacctttacctttaacccaagATTAGCGACAACGCTCCATAAAACCCTCCCTACCTGGCAGCCGGTTGACAAGGGTCAGAGAAAAGGTCAGAAAGGGATACGATTTTGCAAGATATTGAGATGAATGTGACAAcagaacaatgggaatatatatggtCTAGAATTCCTAAGCTTACTAACCATCAAATTCttagagaaaattggtataaaatgttttataagtGGTATGTAACACCGAATGTGATGGCTAAAACTGCAAAAAGTtgtgataacaaatgttggaaatgtctagATAAAGTTGGCTCTTTTGATCAtacgtggtggaaatgtgaaaaagtgtaCAAATATTCGGCCAAAGTCCatattattatgcagaaaatgtggggtttaaGCTTTCCATTGAAACCAGAATATATGCTATTACGTATACCACTGCTGTGCTTCCCAACGCAAACtagaagttaatttttttatatgaAGACAGCAGCAAGATTAGTTGTGGCCAGAAAATGGAACACACAATTACTTTTGATAGAGGACCGGCTGACTAAATTGGCGGACTTGGCCAAAATGGCCAAATTGACACTGATCGTCAATGGGAAAACGGGAGAagtttttcaagaacaatggggtccttatttgaATTATCTAAGAACATAATGTATGTTGGACTAGAAGGGGGCTTCTACCAAAATATTCTCAAACTATAATTTATATAATCTCTATCACGTATATTCTGTATAACTATTCTATTTCTATCttttatgaaaaataaaaatctacttaaaaaaagggaaagggataTGATTCCACTCAAAATAAGCTGGACGGGCAGAGTAGTTATGACCCAGCATACAACCTCTTTGCCATCTTATGACATGTGAGGTTGGTTCGACTGATGGACAGCTTGGTTTAAAAAGGAGAAATATTttcttattccccacttttcattatccgaaggagtgccaaagcagtttaccttcctttcccttctaaCCACTACTGCACTCACCAACCACTTTTAATGTGCACCCAgttccatgcagactacaccctaatCTCATGTTGCATGCTTTCTAAGGTAGGTAGTGGAACGAGTATatatggaatagaatcatagaatcatagagttggaaggggctatacagccatctaaggggccatctagtccaaccccctgctcaacgcaggatcagccctaatcatcctaaagcaataaCTAACACTGACTCTGTTAATTGCTGTTAGAATGCCCATTGCAGGTAAATGAAAGAAACAAGAACCACAGTATTTGTTCGGTTGGCTTAACCAaatatgggattttttttaaccaagttAAAATATTTCCATAGAAGCCAAAGTAACTCAGGTGGGTCAATAGATAAAATTATTTAAAGACCAATATTGTGTATTGTATATTTGGAGTGAAAAAATGATAGCTTATATCTCTATATATTCAATTATACCTTGCAatatagcttttaaaaatgtgactttttataaacattttttttaaaaaaacgggtTTTCAAAATTTGAAACCCATCTTATTCAACTTTTTGAAAGTTCAGCTATAATAACTTCCTATTTGAAAAATAACCCAGTTTAAAATGAAATCTCAACTTAACCCAAACCCATATATATATCTTAAAACTGAATTGATGATCCTCATATGAACTTGGAAGAAGGCTGCTTTTTCTTCATAAAGAAAAAAACCGCTTTGTTGATCATCATGCATCACAAGACTTCAACAGACTTGCAAGCTCTGCCTTGGCCCCTGGATGGTTGCCCCCCCCTGCTATcccaagtctcccccccccacagacacactgtAATGGTACCTGTGCCCCTCACTCTCCAGAGCTACCAAAAACAAACTGGGTAACAACCTGCTGCCACAATGACTCTGAGATTCTCCCTCCTATCAGACAGTCATAGAATCCCTGCCATTGAAAGGGTCTGACTATTTGCTGGGCCTTCCTGCTTTGTTCCACAAGTTAGCCCAAGGGTGATCTACCACCAGTGTCCCTGCATGAGAggctgctcattaacacaggaagccccgcTCAGCAGCAATTTAGAGCCTGGCAGGCAGGGCCTTGCACTACCCATGGCCCTTTTCAAGATGACAgcagttctgttctgctcaggctgcaaactttgctctgctcagctttgcgactcctttgggtagtgaaaagcagggtatgaaagccAACCATTCAtgcgttcttcttcttcttcttcttcttcttccacttacTCTACTGACGTAGAGCTTGGGTGTTCTGTTCTAGgagttagatcaggctttctcaaccagggtttcatgaatgcccctgaaaggtttcctgaattagTTAattaggagttaattaatttaacatattttttaaatttgttaaacatttattggatgatatgaccatatatggtcatgtcaacccacctacccctctcccaaatggccaacaatgggcctgcagtgatgggaagaggaggggccctgggtgaagctttacacagccatgcttcccaactatattccggatgattgtgctacttctggggtttcttgaagcctgaaaaatgtttcaggggtttctcgatgtaACAAAGGCTGAGCTAGCTGGTTTCCTTCTTCAGCCCTTTTCTTTCCACCAGCGGCTGTTCTGTACATGGACAGAGAATGGCCACCATAACTTAAATCTTGGGATGACTTCTTGGGTGGAGGGCCCCTGTTGGCCTCCTCAGCAGCTCACTCACATTTGTGCATGGCAGTGAGCAAGAGCACTGAGTTGCGCAAGAGGGAAACTTGACCAGGGCTCTGAAGCTGTTCATgctggaggaaggaaaagaggcacAGGAGCCCTTAGGCTAAGCCCCTGGTGTACGTggctatggggcagaggaaatgGGGTTACAGCAGACATCAGCTTGGAAGTTGGGGCAGAGGCTGGCTGAGTTCTTTGGCTTGCTTGTTCGTAGTGCAGATGCACATTTTCTGTTTGGGGCTGGGTCATTAGTGTTCCCGAACCAGTACCCAACTAGCTTGCAAATCCAACGTCCTTGCTAAGAGCTTTTTTCTCCTCGAGCAAAAATACGCACCACGCAGACTTccccatttttattccaccctaaGCTTTCATAGACTAGAATCTACTTGGCTAGTGATTGTGCTGGTTGTTCCTCATTAGGAGGTGCTGGTGTGCTCATGCCTGCGTCTTGCGGGTCTGATCCTCTTAGGAGCTGTTCcccaccctctccttctccatAAGTGTCTTTATCTGGAATAAGTACTGTTTTCAGTTTCCGTCTCTTAGAAAATTGATCTCAGGAAGTGATAACACACCCTGCTGTGGATAAAGATTTACATTTTTAAGGCTCCAGATTTACGTTGTCTACAAATGACCTTCTTTTTTCAAAGCGTGGCTGGGGAGAGCACTATTTGCATGCATGGCCTCCTTCCTCACCTTGCGTGGAAAGCTGCTGCAAACACCCTGACAAATAGCCCTTTGAGCACGAAACTGCATATTTACACGCGCCCACCGAGCAGCACGGGCAAATATTTTCAGAAGCCTTTTTCAACACATTACCTTTAATGTCAGGTGTGATAGAAAGCTTCAGATGTGAGGCTTGCATTATCCTCTCAGTATGCAAGAGTAAATCCCGTTTGCCTTGGGAGGAGGGATGGCACGGAGGCCGCACAAAGCAGCATATTGGCGCTGCCTGTAGCAGAAAGCCCCTGGTCTCCTTTCCATCCGACAGGTTCTTATCAGGGCAACGATCAGAAATGGTAAGTGGACCACTCAGAATCACTGtggttcttcattcattcattcattcattcattcattcattcattcattcaatttatataccgccctccccggaggctcagggcagtttacataaaaatgtataaataatacatggaacagtccagaatcatagaatcatagattgggAAGGAACCGCCAGGGTCGTCTagtcaacccccctgcactatgcaggaactcacaactacctgcccacccacagtgacctcaatttaaTGCCCCattgatatcccccccccaaaaaaatcccaagaatccagcttggcctggagaaaattgaccTCCCATCCTATAGTGGCGATAagcaattccctggttatgcaaggaagggccatgtgagacaaacactggcacatcccttcctgcccatctacTCACAGACTACTCTGATATTTAACTGAGAGCTCCAcacctgaaattattattacataTTGTTGAGAGCTTcacattttattattcttatggCACTACCCAGATCTGATTGTAATACTGTATGCAAACAggttatttgaccactgatgaagatcccTGAGCCGCAACCATTGagaatgtatttgttttaaaatctttttgatgttgaagaagaagagttggttcttatatgctgcctttctctacccgaaggagtctcaaagcggcttgcaattgccttccccacaacagacatcctgtgaggttggtgaggccgagagagtcctgatattactgaagaagaagagttggttcttatatgccacttttctctagtcgaaggaggctcaaagcggcttacactgacctttcttttcctttccccacaacagacaccctgtgagggaggcgaggctgagataaccctgatattattgaagaagaagaagagttggttctcatatgccgcttttctctacctgaaggagtctcaaagcttacatttgctttccctttcctctacccacaacagacaccctgtgaggtagatgaggctgagagagccctgaaattacctcttggtcagaacagcttcatcagtgctgtggcaagcggaaggtcactcagctggttgcaagtcggggagcacagaatcaaattcggctcaccagattggaagtctgcacttctaaccattaCTGCACTCACTAACCACTAttaatgtgcacttaataataaatatttgtattttaattttaatatatatttgccaCTCGGAGTCAGACAGCATGTAAAGTCCTTTCTGTGCCTTGGTCAACttctcctttgctttcctcttGGGGATTCTTCTCACCAGAAAGCAGGAAGCCCCAAGGGGAATCCCTGTCATCATTTTTGTCTCATGGACTTGTGCTCATTCTGAGCATGGCTCATGATGTTCTCAGGGCCTTCTCTTTTAAGCTTCCTCTGGCTTAAAGTGGGGGACTGGGAGGCG
The nucleotide sequence above comes from Paroedura picta isolate Pp20150507F chromosome 4, Ppicta_v3.0, whole genome shotgun sequence. Encoded proteins:
- the LOC143836367 gene encoding opsin-5-like, which produces MENASNSSAFHSTLSEGEDLIFGTLYSLFGVVSLLGNSLLLLVAYRKRAILKPAEFFIVNLAISDVGMTVILFPLATPSFFAHRWLFNHAMCTFYAFCGVLFGLCSLTSLTALSTVCCLKVCYPAYGNKFSSSYARALLACVWAYALIFAVAPLANWGSYGPEPYGTACCIKWKVSTREAKFYIMALFVFCYIIPCVLIIISYSLILWTVKVSRRAVKQHMSPRSKTNTVHSLIVKLSISVCIGFLAAWTPYAIVAMWATFGDIRQVPVLAFALSSIFAKSSATYNPLVYLLFKPNFQKFISKDLSLLHAICTVFCCSRPRVIALRSFHTQDGRASVRLSTPFAEHRGSCRNCSDTFECFRNYPRCYRLPPKADLRSKTSPLAILSDGRACRPSLKRTMQVMVLVTRKKTGMGTVNVAGDVLPANIVKDLM